The Corynebacterium marinum DSM 44953 genome contains the following window.
GCTCATAACGAGCGAAAATCTTACCCAGCGGTATGCTGGGAAAGCAGTTTACGACAGCCCCATCGGTACAGCACACCCGTCTCGACGATGTGTACCCTAAAGCCGCGCTGGAGAGGCACGCGTCATGAACTGCAAACATCGCCTCGCTTCCTCCAGGAAGTCGATCTGCTTTACATGAGTTTCGTCGCGCGTGGACTCACTTTAAAGATCTAGGAGACTAATGAGCACCCATAGAATTTCCGACACGCATATCGCGGTGATCGGACTCGGTTACGTCGGATTACCCCTCGCAGCAGCCTTCGGCCAGCATCTTCCAGTTGTGGGCTACGACATCGATGAATCTAGGATCGCCGAGCTGAAACAAGGCCATGATCGAACCCTAGAGGTCAACGACGAGGAACTCTTCCAGGCGATCAACCTCGAATTCACCGCAGATGCTGAGGATCTCCGGAAAGCCAACGTCTACATCGTGACTACTCCTACACCAATCGACGAGCATAAATCGCCCGATCTCGGGGCAATTCGGGCTGCTACCCGAACCCTCGCGGCCACCCTTACACCCGGGGACGTGGTAATTTACGAATCCACTGTGTACCCGGGCGTTACTGAGGAAGTATGCGTGCCACTACTAGAAGAGGTCAGTGGACTTAAATACAACGACGAGTTTTTTGCGGGCTATAGTCCCGAACGAATCAATCCCGGAGACAAGGTGCATCGTGTCACTAATATTGTGAAAGTGACCTCCGGTTCTACTCCAGAAATTGCTGATTATATCGATGATCTATATCGTTTAATCGTATCCGCGGGCACCCACTCGGCCCCGAGCATTAAAGTGGCAGAAGCCGCAAAAGTGATTGAGAACACCCAGCGCGACGTCAATATCGCATTGATGAATGAGCTTGCGGTTATTTTCAATAAAATGGATATCGATACTCAAGATGTCCTTGAGGCCGCCGGAACTAAGTGGAATTTCCTACCCTTCCGCCCTGGACTAGTCGGCGGACACTGTATCGGAGTTGACCCCTACTACTTAACCCACAAAGCCCAGGCAGTGGGCCACCATCCAGAGATTATTTTGGCAGGACGTCGGCTCAATGACTCAATGGGACAATACGTGGCCAGCCGACTCGTTAAAACCATGCTGCACCATATCCCAAAGCTGAGCGATGCTCGAATCTTGGTTATGGGACTCACTTTCAAGGAAAACACTCCGGACATTCGGAACACGCGTGTGGTAGATGTGGTCCGAGAGCTGCAAGAATACGGAATAACCGTCGACGTGCATGACCCCTGGGCCAGCTCTGAAGAAGTCGAACGCGAGTATGACATCACGTTAGTAGATACGCCTTGCCCGCAAAACTACGATGCGATCATTATTGCGGTCGCGCATCATCAGTTTGCCGAGCTCGGCGCGGAAGGTATCCGATCCTACGGAAAATCTGACTGCACCATTTACGATCTTAAGGGTGTGCTTCCGAAATCCGCAGCACACCTGCGCCTCTAGCAACATACGTTCTACAACAGGAGTACAGAAATGAAAGTCCTTATCACCGGCGGTGCAGGCTTCATCGGGTCCAACCTCATAAAGCAGCTTCAAAAAGACGGAGTTTCGCATATTGCTGTCATTGACGATTTTTCAACCGGTTTTCGCGAGAACCTGCAGGGCCTAGACGTAGAACTTTTCGAGGGATCTATCCTAGATCAAGACCTGCTATCACAAGCAGCACATAAAGCCGACGCAATCGTGCACCTAGCGGCTCGACCTTCAGTTCCTCGCTCCATTCAGGATCCACTCGCGTCGCATCATGCGAACGCGACTGGCACCATGCATGTTTTGGAAGCCGCGCGGAAATGGGGAGCCCATGTCACACTGGCATCTTCCTCTTCTATATACGGCTCGAATCAAACTCTGCCTAAATCGGAGCAGCTTCGCCCCATGCCCATAAGCCCCTACGCAGTTAGCAAACTGGCGACTGAAACTTATGCTCTCGCTTATAACGCAGTTTACGGATTAGAAGTTATGCCGTTCCGTTTTTTCAACGTTTACGGCCCAGGGCAGGCTGCTGGCCATGCATATGCCGCCGTCGTGCCCGCGTTTGTCGATGCCGCACTCGCAGGACGTCCCCTACCAATCCATGGAGACGGAGAGCAAACCAGAGATTTCACTTTTGTGGAGACAGTGACAGAGACGCTCTCCCTTGCTGCACGAGAGAGGATCAACCCAGGAGATGCGGTAAACTTAGCATTCGGCACCCGCAGCTCCCTCTTGGACGTAGTTACGGTAATGGAAGAAATCCTTGGCTTCCCGTTGGAACGAGATCATCAAGAGCCCCGCGCTGGGGACGTAAGGGATTCTCAAGCAGCGAACGACGTACTCATTGACCTGTTTCCTGCCGTCCAGCCCGTTGCTCTGGGTGAAGGCCTCGAGAAAACAATTGAATGGTTTAAGAGCCGGAGTTAGGGAAAGCAAGCTCAAACACGACGGATCCATTCACTGAACCCTCGCTTTGACCCGGTACGCTTGGCTGCAAGCCCTACCGTCCGCCTTCGACTCTAACATCCATAATCAAGGCTCACGAGTCGAGGATTTTAGAACTTTTTAGAGCATATCGCTACTGAACTATTCTCTGCATCTACACCGGAACGCACGGTCGCTTCTGTAAGGTCATGCTTAAGCAAGGCGGGAGCAAAGGGCCTCGCGAGATTGACCCGGCACCGACCCACGCAGCTTTGGCGAGAGAGAACTGGCTCTCTAGGAGTAAACCAATCAGCGAGAATCTACTTATCCTCTGAGCTTACAACGCCTATTGTGTTCATGTTCCCCCGAAATGAGAAACGATATGTCTAAACTTAAAGTTTTCTACGACCACTCGCCGCTTTTCTTT
Protein-coding sequences here:
- a CDS encoding nucleotide sugar dehydrogenase; amino-acid sequence: MSTHRISDTHIAVIGLGYVGLPLAAAFGQHLPVVGYDIDESRIAELKQGHDRTLEVNDEELFQAINLEFTADAEDLRKANVYIVTTPTPIDEHKSPDLGAIRAATRTLAATLTPGDVVIYESTVYPGVTEEVCVPLLEEVSGLKYNDEFFAGYSPERINPGDKVHRVTNIVKVTSGSTPEIADYIDDLYRLIVSAGTHSAPSIKVAEAAKVIENTQRDVNIALMNELAVIFNKMDIDTQDVLEAAGTKWNFLPFRPGLVGGHCIGVDPYYLTHKAQAVGHHPEIILAGRRLNDSMGQYVASRLVKTMLHHIPKLSDARILVMGLTFKENTPDIRNTRVVDVVRELQEYGITVDVHDPWASSEEVEREYDITLVDTPCPQNYDAIIIAVAHHQFAELGAEGIRSYGKSDCTIYDLKGVLPKSAAHLRL
- a CDS encoding NAD-dependent epimerase/dehydratase family protein → MKVLITGGAGFIGSNLIKQLQKDGVSHIAVIDDFSTGFRENLQGLDVELFEGSILDQDLLSQAAHKADAIVHLAARPSVPRSIQDPLASHHANATGTMHVLEAARKWGAHVTLASSSSIYGSNQTLPKSEQLRPMPISPYAVSKLATETYALAYNAVYGLEVMPFRFFNVYGPGQAAGHAYAAVVPAFVDAALAGRPLPIHGDGEQTRDFTFVETVTETLSLAARERINPGDAVNLAFGTRSSLLDVVTVMEEILGFPLERDHQEPRAGDVRDSQAANDVLIDLFPAVQPVALGEGLEKTIEWFKSRS